The genomic stretch TTACTTTGGATGAAAAAATGGGAAGAGAATTCCTCGATCAAAAACCAATTGAAGAATTTCAATTTCCAGCTTATTCTCCAAATTTAGAATTTGTAAACTTAGAACCGGAGAAAATCCCACAAACACTTTTTTGATATGAGCATACAAGATACAGAACAAGTGATAATGAATATCACCATGGATATGGCTGAAGATTCAGAAGGAGTTTACAATGATGTGATGGAACTAATTCGTGAAGAAGCGATTGAAAAAAAAATTGAATATGATGGTTATTATCGTATTAAATGGGAAGAAGAAGCTGAAAACATAATGACCTTCAATAAAGAATATTTTGAAAATAAAGATCGCAGAGATTTATATGTTTTCAAGGCTGCTTTAGATGATAAAGAAATCTTTCAATTATTGCATTATATCTGGAATTTAGCAAAAGGAGAAGATCTTAATGAAAATATATTGCATCGTGAAATATATGCTTTAGAAGAAAAAGGAGTCAGTTTTTGACTCCTTAATTTTTTGGCAACATAATCATTCTCGCATTGGGTCCCATTCTGATTGCAATTTTCTTTTCATCCACCATTCGATTTATAAATGAGTTTCTATCTTCGATTGACATTTTTAGAATATGGTCAAAGTCGCCAAAACCATTTCCATTATTTCCGCCAGTTTCATTATGCTTCAGGGTTACTATCTCTAATATCTGCCTTTCTAACTCTTCAATTTCCATTTTGCAAATATATAGAAAGTCTCATTTTTCTAATGTAATAAAAAATAATTATCTGCATTACGGAAACCCGTAAGGTGGATAATTTATTGCGCAATATCTTTACAGTACTAAAATCAAAGCAATGAAAACAATAAACTTTAAACTATCCTCGGGAATTGAAATTGAGCTGTCAAATAAGGATATGGAGGAATTAAAACCTTTAATTGATAGTGCTCTTGCAAACTTAGATGTAAATCTTTATGAAAGATTAAAAAAATCAGAATCAAAAATTATCACTGAAACTTTAGAGAAAATGAATGATCTGGAATTGATTGAATTTGCCAGAATTCACGATGCTCAAACAGTGATGAATATGCTGCATTTAGATTCATTTTCAAAAAAAATTTACAGCGAACTATTTAAACGTGCAGGAATAGGTTTTAAACAAGTTTCTCACTTGAGTTTCAAACAAAGAAATTATCTTAAAGAATTAGGTTTAAAATCAAAAAACGACAATCCATTATAATGAAGGATGTATTAAAAAGTAAAATGATTGATTTCGGGATTAAATTCAACGAAATCAATCATATGACAAACATAACTTTCTTAGATAAAGGCGCTGAAAGTGTAATTTATGAAATTGATGGAACGAATTTAATTCTAAAATATTCAAACAATGTAGATGAATTTAACGCCTATAAAAAATTGTTAGAAATCAGGGAAGAGTTACTTGAAGGTATTTTTGAAATTCCAATTTTAGTAGACGAAAATGATGGTAAGTATTATTTTATTTTTCAAAAAATTGATAATATTGATAAGGATTTAAAAACATTATTTAGGACCATTGAATATTTTTTAGAAGAAATAAATGTTGAGAATATGATTTCTTTAGAATCTAAAAAAGTAGAATTAATAAGATACTTGAATTTGAGAGGGTTTTCAAACTATGAAGTATTTTTACAATTTTTAGTTCAAGCAAATCGATTACTGAAAAAATATAATTTCTCTGATGTACATAATGATAATATTATGATAGATGATGAAGGTAAATTTAAAATCATAGATATTCAATATCAATAAGAAAGCCCTGAATTAACAGGGCTATTTCTTTAAATACAAATATCAATGTTTTTATTTTGTTCAACTAAATGTTCTTCGTGATCAACTGCATATATTTTTGTTGTTCTTTCACTAGTGTGACCTGCCAATTCTTTAGCTTTTGTAATTCCATATATTTTAGCCACTAAGTTTAAATAGGAGTATTTAAGACCATATCCGGTAATATTTAACCCTGCAGCTTTCAGGTACTTTGTACACAAATCATAAATACTCTTCACTTTTACAGGTTCATCGCTTGGCATTTGATTGTAGCTAAATAGATATTGGCCGGGTTGCGCCCTCTCATAAATAGCTTTCCAAAATTTGAAAGTATTCAAGTTTATTGGTCGCATAGCTCTTGTATGTTTACCGCCTTTTAAAAGATGGATCCAGAAAATACTTTTTTCCAGCTCTACATCTTCTTTTTTAATTTTAATCATTTCTTCGAATCGGCTTCCTGAATAAAGAAAAATGTAAAGAAACATGTACGCATTATAGTTCATGTGCTGAATTGAGTGGAATTTATTCCAATCATCATCTGTTCGAATAATTTCTTTTTTCGCTGATTCATGAGGTAATTTTGAAATTCCTCTTACAAAATTGATTTGGAAAATATCAAGTTCAGTAAAGAAAGTAAAGCACGCCGATAGGTGGGATTTAGTTTTATTTATCCTGTAATTACTATGCTTATCTTTTTTCATGTAAATTAAAATCTGCTTAACATCACCTTTTGTAATGTCCTTGAGCTTTTTGGTGTGTAATCGTAATTTTGTCGCGTACTTAGTGATATGCTTCATGGAATTTTCCATGTCGGTTCTCGTAGTGTCAACACAATCTTTTCCTGCTATACAAGCGTTACAGGCTGTTAAAAAAAGAGTTGAAGGATTAACTAAGTCTAAGCCGGAATCATTATCATATTCCTTTGTTTTAGGATTATAACCTTTTTCCAGAATAAACTGTTCCTCAAGAATTAAGCGTTTTGTTTCATTAACACGATCAGCATGATCTTTAATGTGATTCATTCCTTTGAATGATGTTGAGTATTCGGCGCCATTCTTATCTGTGAAGATATAACGGACAATCCAATCTTTTGAAATTGATTTTTTTGAAGTCTCCCAATTTATGGGATAAACTTTCATTTGAGAATAAGATTTCATTTGCACGGTTTTTTGCACGATTGAAATCTAACGAGATGAAAACAGATTTTTAAAAATCCTCGGAAATCCTTTGTGGAAGTGGATTTCCGAGGTTTGTTGTACCCAGGACCGGGATCGAACCGGTACTCCTAAGAACTGGTGTTTGAGACCAGCGCGTCTACCAATTCCGCCACCTGGGCTTGATGTTTACTTCAAACGTTACTGTTTGTTTCAAATTGGTGTGCAAATATAAAAACTTTTTTTCAATGTTCAAAGGCTTTTATTGAACTTTCTTTAAAAATTTATTTCTAAACCATCATACGCAAGGTGTATTCCTTTGGGAAGTAACTTATCCTCAATGTCATGCAGCCCAAAATGGTGACTGATGTGGGTGAGGAATAATTTTTTAGGTTTTAATTCATCATATAATTTAATAGCATCTGCTAATACGAAATGAGCAGGGTGAGGATCAAATTTTCGAATACAGTTTAGAATAAGGACGTCTAAATCTCTTAACTTTTCTTTTTCCAAATCAGAAATAAAGTTGGCATCGGTGATATAGGCGAGCTTTTTAAACTTGTAACCTAAGATGGAAATTTTATAATGTGTTACTTCTATTGGAGTGATTTCTGTATCTAAAACAGTGAATTTTTTGTGATTGATTTCGTGTAAATCAAAAGCGGGTGCTCCTGGATAACGAATGTCTGCAAAAGCATAAGGAAATCGGTTTTTCACTTCCTGTCCGACTCTTGAAAGACAATAAATAGTCATATTTTTACCGCTTTTAAAAATTAGCGGACGCATATCATCCAAACCGATCACATGGTCATTATGCTCGTGGGTAAGAAGCGTAATGTCGATGTGGTTTTCTTTGTTGATAAGCATTTGCTGACGAAAATCGGGTCCGCAGTCGATCAGTATTTTCCTGTTTTCATCGGTGGTAATCATCGCTGAAGCCCGAAAACGAGTATCTTTTGGATTTTGAGAAGTACATACCTCACAAGTGCAGCCGATAACGGGGACACCTTGTGAAGTTCCGGTTCCTAAAAATTTCAACTTCATTTTGTTTTGAGGTTGGTTTAATTTTGGTAAATTTACGAAAAATTTAATGTCCTAATGTATCAGAAACTAACTCCTAAACAAAAAGCATTAACAATTAATCTAGATCCTACTATTTATGGTACTTTCGCAGAAATTGGAGCAGGGCAGGAAACTGTACGACATTTTTTTAGAGCAGGGGGGGCTTCCGGTACAATTGCTAAGGCAATGTCGGCTTACGACAAAGATTTTAGTGATGCCATCTACGGAAAAGAAGTAAAAAACAGGTATGTTACGCAAAACAGACTTAGAAAAATGCTTCGCTATGAAGTGTCACTGATTGAAGAAAGAATTTCCAGAGACAGTAATCCCGGAAGAAAATACTTTTCTTATGCAAATACGGTAACGACCATCAATTTCGATAAAACTGTAAAAGGTCACGGTTGGGTCGGAATTCGTTTTCAGGTGAAAGAAAACGAAGATTACAACGAGATTGTAATTCACGTAAAATTCAAAGAAAACGATGCTACTTTGCAACAGGAAACACTTGGGAATCTTGGTGTAAATCTTATTTACGGGGCATATAATTATTATGATAACCCAAGAAGGTTGATAGAATCTCTTTATGATGAGGTTTCTACAGACAATCTTGAGATCGATATGATAGATTTCAGCGGTCCGGCTTTTGCTTATGTTGACAACAGATTGATGTCTTTGCAACTGGTGAAAAATAATATGACTGATGCTGTGATCTTCAATTCTCAAGGAAACAACATGCTTCCTGCGGATATTCTATATAAGAAAAACATTTTTGCGGTAAGAGGAAGTTTCAGACCGGTTACGAAAGTAAATATTGATATGTTGCGAAACGGAATGGATATGTTCCTGAAAGACGCAATCTGTACACAGGAAGAAACCGAGATTCTTATCGAAATTACCATTTCAAACCTGCGTGCAGACGGAGATATTGATGAGAGAGATTTTCTTGATAGGGTAGATGTTCTGGGTAAATTAGGCTATACAGTTATTATTTCAAATTTCTCAGAATATTATAGATTGATTGATTATTTCTCCCATTATACCAATGGTGATATTGGCGTAACGATGGGCGTAAATAATATGTTGATGGTATTTGACGAGAAATATTATAAAGATCTTTCAGGTGGTATTTTGGAAGCTTTTGGTAAGTTTTTCAGAAACGGAATGAGAGTGTATTTGTATCCTTACAAAGATCCTGAAACTCATGAATTGTTGGATTCCTCAAACTTAAAAGTAGAAGAAAACCTAAAAGAGTTGTACAAATATTTCAAACACAATAATCGTATTGTAGATATTACCAACTACAATCCTGAGTTTTTGGAAATATATTCAAGAGAAATACTAAGAAAAATTGCTTGTAATATCGGCGGTTGGGAAAACCAGGTTCCGGAAGGTGTTGCAGAAATGATAAAAGAAAGAGGGATGTTCGGGTTTAAAAACGAGCTTTCTTTAAAACAATTTTCATAAAAAATATTACAATGTCTGAAATAAAAAAAAGACTTTCGTCTATTCTTGAAAGTCCAAAACATAATACTGATGAGAAGCTTGAGAAAGTTTGTCATTTATTAGACCAGGAAATATCTTATTTCAACTGGACCGGTTTTTACTTTAAAAACGGTGATAAAGACGAACTGAAATTAGGTCCTTACGTAGGAGCTGAAACCGATCATATCATTATTCCTTACGGAAAAGGTATTTGCGGGCAGGTGGCTGTTTCCAACGAAACATTTATTGTTCCCGATGTACATTTACAGGATAATTATTTGAGCTGTTCGATTGATACAAAAGCTGAAATTGTAGTTCCTATTTTTAAAAATGGAGAAAATATTGGTCAGATTGACATCGATTCTCATACGATCGATCCTTTTACAAAAGAAGATTTAGAATTATTGGAATGGCTTTGTAATGAAGTTTCAAAGATTTTGTAATCTTATCTAAATATAAAATATAAGCTCCGATTTTTTTTAAGTCGGAGTTTTTTTATTTAAAACTTCGTCAATATAATTTAAAACAAAAAGTTTGTCATTCCGTAGGAATCTCGATATAGAAAATTACTGCAACTTAGATTCCTACAGAATGACAAACTCTTATTTTATTTAATCATTAAATTCAGCAATCAGTTCTTTAAAATAATTTTCACACTTTGCAATGTGTGTTCCGTACCACGAAAAAGCTTCACCATCTACAATCATAATCTTTTTATGAGGATAAATCTTTTTTAGTTCGGCAATATGTTTTTCTTTAAAAGGAAAAGGTTCCGAAGATAGCATGATGACATCGGCTTTCGCTAAATCTTCAGTCTTGATTATTGGATAGCGGGTTTGATTTTTAAATATATTTTCAAAACCAATTTCATTTAAAATATGATTTATAAATGTATCTGATCCCACCGTCATATAAGGATTATTCCAAATAAGGTAGGCAACTTTTACTTTTGTGTTTATGTTGGTTTGATTAAAGATTTCGTAGATTTTTAGATTGAAAGCCTGTGCTCGTTCTTCTTTATTAAAAAGCAATCCCAAATTTTTCAACAAGTAATAATTATCTTCAATCGTTTCCGTATTGTAAACAATTACTTTGAAATCTTTCATCAAAATTTCAACCTGTTCTTTGACGTTTTCTTCTTTGTTGGCTAAAATTAAATCTGGTTTAAGGCTTTTAATCTTCTCAATATTAAGATTTTTTGTGCCGCCGATAATTTCTATATTTTTTACTTTTTCTGAAGGGTGAATGCAGAATTTTGTTCTTCCGACAATTTCGTTTTCTGTTAAACCTAAATCAAATAAAGCTTCTGTAATCGAAGGAACGAGAGAAATTACTTTCATATGTAGATTTTATTGCGTTTTAAAAGTCATATGCAATCGCACTATTTTCACTATAATTTGGAAACCCAAACATGGCGATTTCATACAATTTTTAGACTTTGCCTAAAATTACAAAAGTTTTCCTGTTAAGAAAAGGCCGGCAACAGAGAAGTAAATAATTAATCCGGTAACATCGACCAAAGTTGCTACAAATGGAGCAGAAGATGTAGCGGGGTCTAGCTTTAATTTTTTAAGAATAAATGGAACCATAGAACCTGAAAGTGTTCCCCATAAAACGATCATCACTAAAGAAAATCCGACACTTAAGCCAATGTATGCCCAATGAATTCCGTAATCAAAAAATCCTGCTTTATGCCAGATCATAATTCTCAGAAATCCGATAATTCCTAAAATTCCACCTAAAAATAATCCGGTGAAAATTTCTTTTTTCATCACGTACCACCAGTCTTTTAAACCGATTTCCTGTAATGCCATCGCACGAATAATCAAAGTTGCGGCTTGTGAACCTGAATTTCCTCCACTTGAAATAATTAACGGTACAAATAATGCCAAAACAACGGCTTTCTGAATTTCATCTTCAAAAAATCCCATCGCAGAAG from Chryseobacterium indoltheticum encodes the following:
- a CDS encoding tyrosine-type recombinase/integrase; protein product: MKSYSQMKVYPINWETSKKSISKDWIVRYIFTDKNGAEYSTSFKGMNHIKDHADRVNETKRLILEEQFILEKGYNPKTKEYDNDSGLDLVNPSTLFLTACNACIAGKDCVDTTRTDMENSMKHITKYATKLRLHTKKLKDITKGDVKQILIYMKKDKHSNYRINKTKSHLSACFTFFTELDIFQINFVRGISKLPHESAKKEIIRTDDDWNKFHSIQHMNYNAYMFLYIFLYSGSRFEEMIKIKKEDVELEKSIFWIHLLKGGKHTRAMRPINLNTFKFWKAIYERAQPGQYLFSYNQMPSDEPVKVKSIYDLCTKYLKAAGLNITGYGLKYSYLNLVAKIYGITKAKELAGHTSERTTKIYAVDHEEHLVEQNKNIDICI
- a CDS encoding MBL fold metallo-hydrolase, which translates into the protein MKLKFLGTGTSQGVPVIGCTCEVCTSQNPKDTRFRASAMITTDENRKILIDCGPDFRQQMLINKENHIDITLLTHEHNDHVIGLDDMRPLIFKSGKNMTIYCLSRVGQEVKNRFPYAFADIRYPGAPAFDLHEINHKKFTVLDTEITPIEVTHYKISILGYKFKKLAYITDANFISDLEKEKLRDLDVLILNCIRKFDPHPAHFVLADAIKLYDELKPKKLFLTHISHHFGLHDIEDKLLPKGIHLAYDGLEINF
- a CDS encoding nicotinate-nucleotide adenylyltransferase, giving the protein MYQKLTPKQKALTINLDPTIYGTFAEIGAGQETVRHFFRAGGASGTIAKAMSAYDKDFSDAIYGKEVKNRYVTQNRLRKMLRYEVSLIEERISRDSNPGRKYFSYANTVTTINFDKTVKGHGWVGIRFQVKENEDYNEIVIHVKFKENDATLQQETLGNLGVNLIYGAYNYYDNPRRLIESLYDEVSTDNLEIDMIDFSGPAFAYVDNRLMSLQLVKNNMTDAVIFNSQGNNMLPADILYKKNIFAVRGSFRPVTKVNIDMLRNGMDMFLKDAICTQEETEILIEITISNLRADGDIDERDFLDRVDVLGKLGYTVIISNFSEYYRLIDYFSHYTNGDIGVTMGVNNMLMVFDEKYYKDLSGGILEAFGKFFRNGMRVYLYPYKDPETHELLDSSNLKVEENLKELYKYFKHNNRIVDITNYNPEFLEIYSREILRKIACNIGGWENQVPEGVAEMIKERGMFGFKNELSLKQFS
- a CDS encoding GAF domain-containing protein, whose translation is MSEIKKRLSSILESPKHNTDEKLEKVCHLLDQEISYFNWTGFYFKNGDKDELKLGPYVGAETDHIIIPYGKGICGQVAVSNETFIVPDVHLQDNYLSCSIDTKAEIVVPIFKNGENIGQIDIDSHTIDPFTKEDLELLEWLCNEVSKIL
- a CDS encoding ABC transporter substrate-binding protein, whose translation is MKVISLVPSITEALFDLGLTENEIVGRTKFCIHPSEKVKNIEIIGGTKNLNIEKIKSLKPDLILANKEENVKEQVEILMKDFKVIVYNTETIEDNYYLLKNLGLLFNKEERAQAFNLKIYEIFNQTNINTKVKVAYLIWNNPYMTVGSDTFINHILNEIGFENIFKNQTRYPIIKTEDLAKADVIMLSSEPFPFKEKHIAELKKIYPHKKIMIVDGEAFSWYGTHIAKCENYFKELIAEFND